Part of the Cyanobacterium sp. T60_A2020_053 genome is shown below.
GATACTTGACAAGACTTACAAATGAATAATTTATCTTTTTTCATAATATTTACTATTTATTTTCTAAAGGTACTAAATACTTAAATAAATCATCTAAAATTAGATTAGCTGCCAGAGGACCTGAGCCGATCCAATAGCTAGGCACTTGATAAACTCGACCATTTTTAACAGCTTTTAAATTTTGCCAAAGTGGGTCTTTTTGTAATTCGATAATTTTTTGCTGTAATTCTGCGTTAATTTGTGGATCATTTTCTCCTGTCCAAATAAAAATCACATCGCCATCAGCTTGATTTAATGCCTCTTTACTAATCTTCATTTGAATAGGATTACCTGTTATTTTTTGGGCTTCTTCTGCACCGATATTCTGACTTTCTGGACGTGATAAACCAGCATCTGTTAGAATAGTCCCTGCAAAAGAATCACGCAAATAAAGATTAATACTATCAGGATAAATTCTCACCACAGAAACTTCTATTTCTGCTAAATTATTACCCATTTTTTGCTTAAATTCTACTAAGCGATTTTCATAATCAGTTATAGATTTTTGCCATAATTCTTCTTTATTAATCAAGATACTAAAATTTTTAAAAACTTCTCGCCATTCACCACTATGATTAAATTTAACTAGGACGGTGGGCGCTATTTGCGATAATTGATTATAAATATTTTCATTGCTGTCTATTCCTACTATTAAGTCTGGCTTTAGTTGTAAAATTTTTTCTAAATTAGGTTCACCAATTTCACCAATATTAGTTACATTAATTAACTCATCTTCAAAGTGTTGAGAAAGACTAGAAAATGTTGTGCCAACTGGCTTAATACCTAAAGCAATTAAATTTTCTGCGGTTACAGAATCAAGAGTTACCACTGTTTGCCAATTTTTGGGAATACAAGTTTTTCCTTGACTGTGTTCAATTTCGAGACAATTTTCTTGAGATAAAGATATATTTTTGTTTTCTATATTTTGACTTTGGCAACCAAAAATAAGCAAAGTTAAAGTTAATAGTAATCCATATTTTTCAGCATAAATTTTTTAACAGATTGAATAAATTGACCCCCAACAAAGTTATTTCAAATTAGAGTATGATTATACTTCTTAAAGAAATAAAGCCTTGTGTGGGTTGAATATTATTCAACCCCTACGAACTTTAATATTTTATTACGCACATTGAGTTAAAAGCGCCAAGAAACTTTACCAGAAATGTTGAAAGGTGCGTCCGGGCGCGCGCCGAAAAACTCTCCTGACTCAAAATAATTAGTATCAAATAAGTTTTCGATATTAATTTGTGCATCCCAATTATCTTGCTTATAAAATAGAGCTAAATCCGTACGGAAATAACTAGGTACAGTATAAAGAGGCTCAAATAAAGTAGCTTGTCTTTCTCCGACATAAAATAAACCTAAACCAAAGCCTAAACCTTTATAATTCCCCTGTTGAATTTCGTAGGTAGTCCATAAGCTAAATTGATTAGAAGGGGCATTATCCAAAGTTCTACCCTCTAACCCGTCATTATCCCGATTAACAAAAGCATTTAGATGACTAAACCCTCCTGTTATATTCCATCCAGGCATGATTTCTCCATTCGCAAACACTTCAAACCCTCGGCTGGTTTGCTCTCCCGTTTGAATACTAAAAGCAGGATCACTAGGATCTCCCGTAACAATATTTTGCTTTTTAATATCAAAAACAGCAGCTGTAACACTCAATCTATCTAATAAATCAGCTTTAACTCCTAACTCCCATTGTTGTCCCGTTTCAGGAGCGAAACTAGAATCGTCTCCATGACGACTTGCTGCAAAAGTAGGATTAAATGAACTGGTATAAGATGTGTATAAAGAGACGTTTGGCAGAGGTTTATAAACTAAACCAAAACGAGGAGAAATCTTACTGTCACTTTGTTCAAACTCATTACGTGGCTCACCCACAAAACCAGCAGTACGAAATTGATAGGCATGATCATAGCGCACTCCGCCCAAGAAAATTAAATTATCGCTAAAATCAATTTGATCTTGTACATAAATAGCAAAACGATTAACAAAATCATCTCGAAAAAATTCATTTTCGATGTCATAAGGCACTGCTGTATAAATTGGGTCAAAAATATTAATACTAGGATAAGAGTCACTAAATTGGAAGCCCGGACGTTCGGATAAACTTTGATATTCTACTCCTAATAATAGTTTATGATTAATATTTCCTGTGGTGAATTTACTTTCTAATTGTACATCACTAAAAAAGCGATTATAGCGCCCGTCAGCGGCATAAGCCAACCTTGGTAAATCCCCTGTAGATTCATTGGCAAAATCATCAAAAAAGGGAATATACCGAAGGGGATTATAATTGATGGCGTAATTTCAAATTATCATCAAATTCATGGTTAAAATTGTAACCAATAGTAAATTGACCTTGACTAAATTCGGCAAAATCTTCCCCTAAAAAGCGATTTCTTGGTAACGGTATAATGCCATTGTCTGACACGGGAATACCCTCATCATTAGTTTCGCTAATATCAAAATATTGAGCATAAAAATTAACGGAGGTTTTGGGGGTAATATCCCATGTTAAACTAGGAGAAATAAACAAAGTTCTACCATCAACAAAGTCTCGGAAACTACCATAGGTTTTATAAGCTAAATTAAGACGATATTTAACAGTTTTATCTTCATTTAAAGGTCCACTGACATCCACAGCGCCCTTATAAGTATCAAAACT
Proteins encoded:
- a CDS encoding iron-siderophore ABC transporter substrate-binding protein produces the protein MYAEKYGLLLTLTLLIFGCQSQNIENKNISLSQENCLEIEHSQGKTCIPKNWQTVVTLDSVTAENLIALGIKPVGTTFSSLSQHFEDELINVTNIGEIGEPNLEKILQLKPDLIVGIDSNENIYNQLSQIAPTVLVKFNHSGEWREVFKNFSILINKEELWQKSITDYENRLVEFKQKMGNNLAEIEVSVVRIYPDSINLYLRDSFAGTILTDAGLSRPESQNIGAEEAQKITGNPIQMKISKEALNQADGDVIFIWTGENDPQINAELQQKIIELQKDPLWQNLKAVKNGRVYQVPSYWIGSGPLAANLILDDLFKYLVPLENK